The following are encoded together in the Paludisphaera mucosa genome:
- the dprA gene encoding DNA-processing protein DprA, with translation MEPTPGDAALRDMLALMLTSGIGPLTSRALLDHFGTPAKVLDAPASQLRDVPGIGPKLADRIKHARIDNDPDRELDECRRHGVSLIARGDDRYPPPLDEIPDPPALLYVKGTMEARDQLAIAVVGSRRCTPYGMRTAERLATSLARTGFTIVSGLARGIDAAAHRGALKAGGRTIAVLGNGLSAIYPPEHEELAAEIVAGHGVLMSELPMTQGPLAGLFPQRNRVISGLCLGVIVVEAAPRSGSLSTAHHAMEQNREVFAVPGPVDSLASRGCHRLIRDGARLVETVDDVMEELGPLVREIRRAPDEPAVRHPAELVLTDQERSLLGHLDDSPNGVDVLIGLTGLTASQVMATLSVLELKRMVRRLPGHQFVRA, from the coding sequence GTGGAACCGACCCCGGGCGACGCGGCCCTCCGCGACATGCTCGCCCTGATGCTGACGTCCGGCATCGGCCCACTCACCAGCCGGGCGCTGCTGGACCACTTCGGGACGCCCGCCAAGGTCCTCGACGCGCCGGCGTCGCAGCTTCGCGACGTCCCCGGGATCGGCCCCAAGCTGGCCGACCGGATCAAGCACGCGCGGATCGACAACGACCCCGACCGCGAGCTGGACGAGTGCCGCCGCCACGGCGTATCGCTCATCGCCCGCGGCGACGACCGCTACCCGCCGCCGCTCGACGAGATCCCCGACCCCCCCGCTCTGCTCTATGTGAAGGGGACGATGGAGGCCCGCGACCAGCTCGCCATCGCGGTCGTCGGCTCCCGGCGCTGCACCCCCTACGGGATGCGTACGGCCGAGCGGCTGGCGACCTCGCTGGCCCGCACCGGCTTCACGATCGTCTCGGGCCTGGCCCGTGGCATCGACGCCGCCGCGCACCGAGGGGCGCTCAAGGCCGGCGGCCGGACGATCGCCGTGCTCGGCAACGGCCTCTCGGCCATCTACCCCCCCGAGCACGAGGAGCTGGCCGCCGAGATCGTCGCCGGCCACGGCGTTTTGATGAGCGAGCTGCCGATGACCCAGGGGCCGCTCGCCGGCCTCTTCCCGCAACGCAACCGCGTCATCTCGGGCCTCTGCCTGGGCGTCATCGTGGTCGAGGCCGCGCCCCGGAGCGGGTCGCTGTCGACGGCCCATCACGCGATGGAGCAGAACCGCGAAGTCTTCGCAGTCCCCGGCCCGGTCGACAGCCTGGCCAGCCGGGGCTGCCACCGCCTGATCCGCGACGGCGCCCGCCTCGTCGAGACGGTCGACGACGTGATGGAGGAACTCGGCCCGCTCGTCCGCGAGATCCGCCGCGCCCCCGACGAGCCGGCCGTCCGCCACCCCGCCGAACTCGTCCTGACCGACCAGGAGCGCTCGCTCCTCGGCCACCTCGACGACTCCCCCAATGGCGTCGACGTCCTCATCGGCCTCACCGGCCTGACCGCGTCGCAGGTCATGGCCACGCTGAGCGTCCTGGAGCTGAAGCGGATGGTCCGCCGGCTGCCCGGGCACCAGTTCGTCCGAGCGTGA
- a CDS encoding alpha/beta hydrolase translates to MTAVGQRLSELTVTAPGGRRLRGRWWRRRRPEGVVVVSHGFGEHGGLYTHLAEHLGSELNLDVVAHDFHGHGRSPGRRGVVRRYEDLIDDLDAVASWARLHFAHVPLFLLGHSNGGQVALRYALDHGDGLAGVVVSNPSIRLTLRVSRLKVAFGRLLLRLAPWATLPAMSDSHGKNRHPTVQEAYRRDVLRHNRINPPFYFGMIDGGELLLRRAGEFRTPLLTIVGGDDSIVDPASVRAFFDDVPIEDKTLMLYPSMTHEPFNELGRERVLDDVVRWLAPRLGGSHYG, encoded by the coding sequence ATGACCGCCGTCGGCCAGCGACTCTCCGAATTGACCGTGACCGCACCCGGGGGCCGACGGCTCAGGGGGCGATGGTGGCGGCGCCGCCGGCCCGAAGGCGTGGTGGTCGTCTCCCACGGCTTCGGCGAGCACGGCGGCCTCTACACGCACCTCGCCGAGCACCTGGGCTCCGAGCTGAACCTCGACGTCGTCGCCCACGACTTCCACGGCCACGGCCGCAGCCCGGGACGTCGCGGCGTGGTCCGCCGCTACGAGGACCTGATCGACGACCTGGACGCGGTGGCCTCCTGGGCCCGCCTGCACTTCGCGCACGTCCCCCTGTTCCTGCTCGGCCACTCCAACGGCGGCCAGGTGGCGCTGCGGTACGCGCTCGACCACGGCGACGGGCTCGCGGGCGTGGTCGTCTCCAACCCTTCGATCCGCCTGACCCTCCGGGTGTCGCGGCTGAAGGTCGCGTTCGGCCGCCTGCTGCTGCGGCTGGCGCCGTGGGCCACCCTCCCCGCGATGAGCGACTCGCACGGCAAGAACCGCCATCCGACCGTCCAGGAGGCGTACCGGCGGGACGTCCTGCGGCACAACCGCATCAACCCGCCCTTCTACTTCGGCATGATCGACGGCGGCGAGCTGCTCCTGCGACGGGCCGGCGAATTCCGGACGCCGCTGCTGACGATCGTCGGCGGCGACGATTCGATCGTCGACCCCGCGTCGGTGCGAGCCTTCTTCGACGACGTCCCGATCGAAGACAAGACCCTCATGCTCTACCCGAGCATGACCCACGAGCCCTTCAACGAGCTGGGCCGCGAGCGCGTCCTCGACGACGTCGTCCGCTGGCTGGCCCCGCGGCTGGGCGGTTCGCACTACGGCTGA